The following are from one region of the Petrotoga mobilis SJ95 genome:
- a CDS encoding vWA domain-containing protein, with amino-acid sequence MDDILQKAWIELEKESLFFSYLRMNFDSMPTTSVRTIKVSITAQGKFRLLYNPNRLKNIGLILTKGILKHEIYHIIFGHIFIKPKNKRERGIWDLAMDAAVNQYIRELDVFAEPLDVMVAEGHAPDNEFFFVTAPMNLLNKTAEEYYRYAMDLLEKNKMIDIEEILEKRENNLDSHDFSSDIPEEMAFDIVSEFVTKAYDKSKDNLPDGIELAVSLMVTKPFFNWETMLRRFFGSSIIVEKYRTLMRPNRRYEDQPGWRSKMGPNIAIIIDTSGSIIEEEYNAFFSEIENIAKSLGGKVTLIQADSHIQNIMTYHKGSWKELVLKGKGSTDMQPAVDYVEENLRPEGIIIFTDGWVEVPNVQRRILFILSKKHNPDFINNVIEYYGKNSIAIIS; translated from the coding sequence ATGGATGATATACTTCAAAAGGCTTGGATTGAACTGGAAAAAGAAAGCTTATTTTTTTCTTACTTGAGGATGAATTTTGATTCAATGCCAACCACTTCAGTAAGAACTATAAAGGTTTCAATAACAGCTCAAGGGAAATTTAGATTGTTGTATAATCCAAACCGTTTAAAAAATATTGGTTTAATATTAACCAAAGGAATTTTAAAACACGAAATTTACCATATAATTTTTGGACATATATTCATAAAACCTAAAAACAAAAGGGAAAGAGGTATTTGGGATTTAGCAATGGACGCAGCGGTAAACCAGTATATCAGAGAATTAGATGTATTTGCAGAACCTTTAGATGTAATGGTAGCCGAAGGACATGCCCCAGACAACGAATTCTTTTTTGTTACCGCTCCCATGAACCTCTTAAATAAAACGGCAGAAGAATACTATAGATACGCAATGGATTTGTTGGAAAAAAACAAGATGATCGATATAGAAGAGATATTAGAAAAAAGAGAGAACAATCTTGACTCACACGACTTTTCATCAGATATTCCAGAAGAAATGGCTTTTGATATCGTAAGTGAGTTTGTTACAAAAGCTTACGACAAAAGCAAAGACAATCTTCCCGATGGTATAGAATTAGCAGTTTCTCTTATGGTAACAAAACCTTTCTTTAACTGGGAAACAATGTTAAGAAGATTTTTTGGTAGTTCTATTATCGTTGAAAAATATAGGACCCTAATGAGACCAAATAGAAGATATGAGGATCAACCAGGTTGGAGATCAAAAATGGGACCAAATATTGCAATAATCATCGATACAAGTGGTTCAATTATAGAAGAAGAATACAATGCTTTTTTCAGTGAAATAGAAAATATTGCAAAATCTCTCGGTGGAAAAGTAACCCTAATTCAAGCAGACAGTCATATCCAAAATATTATGACCTATCACAAAGGGAGCTGGAAGGAACTAGTTTTAAAAGGTAAAGGGTCAACTGACATGCAACCCGCAGTTGATTACGTTGAGGAAAATTTAAGACCAGAAGGCATAATCATATTCACAGACGGTTGGGTTGAAGTACCAAATGTACAAAGGAGGATCCTCTTTATCTTGTCAAAAAAACACAACCCCGATTTTATAAATAATGTGATAGAATATTATGGAAAGAACAGTATTGCAATTATCAGCTAA
- a CDS encoding AAA family ATPase — translation MKPSTVKYLSKKIMASGEIPLLWGHFGVGKTDIAKEIAQETGRELIILIISQMEPGDLIGLPSRDAEKTVFLKPDWWPNKDEVIIMIDEINRAHRSIRNAIMQLLIDRRIHNHILPAGAWIMGAANPPDEEYDQVDLITDPAFMSRFFHLELSPDVDDWVNWSNQEQVKGEVISFIKEYPEYLSSDNIVSMRLNLRPSPRSWYKLSNVLSNLSEDDMKKYGYVIAASIVGSEAARSFLSHLENKVELPNPKDLLIEGKNLERIEKLTNEEKVSLILRINNYFESLNEEEMEQLLSDGDQKTIAENVKIISEVIPKDAMFSVLRFLNEMVEKNKGLKKAFYDKLLEEIAIKLGDSTWMEGI, via the coding sequence TTGAAACCATCAACGGTAAAATACCTATCAAAAAAAATAATGGCTTCTGGAGAAATACCTCTCTTATGGGGGCATTTTGGTGTCGGTAAAACGGATATAGCTAAAGAAATAGCTCAAGAGACTGGAAGAGAATTGATCATATTGATCATCTCTCAGATGGAACCCGGAGATCTAATTGGACTCCCTTCTAGGGACGCAGAAAAAACGGTCTTTTTAAAACCTGACTGGTGGCCTAATAAAGATGAAGTAATAATAATGATCGATGAAATAAACAGGGCACACAGATCGATAAGAAATGCTATCATGCAATTATTAATAGACAGAAGAATACATAATCACATATTACCCGCTGGAGCATGGATCATGGGAGCCGCCAATCCTCCCGATGAAGAGTACGATCAAGTAGATTTGATAACCGATCCTGCCTTCATGTCGAGATTTTTTCATTTAGAATTGTCTCCTGATGTTGACGATTGGGTAAACTGGTCTAATCAAGAGCAAGTAAAAGGTGAAGTTATTTCTTTTATCAAAGAATATCCTGAATATCTTTCTTCCGATAATATTGTATCGATGAGACTCAATTTAAGACCCAGTCCCAGAAGTTGGTATAAATTATCCAACGTTTTATCTAATTTATCTGAAGATGATATGAAAAAATATGGTTACGTCATTGCTGCCTCAATAGTTGGATCCGAAGCAGCTAGATCGTTTTTATCTCATTTGGAAAATAAAGTTGAACTACCAAACCCAAAAGATTTACTAATCGAGGGCAAAAATCTTGAAAGAATCGAGAAATTGACCAATGAAGAAAAAGTAAGTCTTATTTTGAGAATAAATAATTATTTTGAATCATTAAATGAAGAAGAAATGGAACAATTATTATCTGATGGCGATCAAAAAACAATCGCAGAAAATGTAAAGATCATAAGTGAGGTCATACCTAAGGATGCTATGTTCTCCGTATTAAGATTTCTAAACGAAATGGTAGAAAAAAATAAAGGATTAAAAAAAGCCTTTTACGACAAACTTTTGGAAGAAATTGCCATTAAACTAGGAGATTCCACTTGGATGGAAGGAATTTAG
- a CDS encoding SBBP repeat-containing protein, which produces MFFAIITLSIFFFVSGIYLSNSKTNDTVDFLSSTYDSQKEPLIQYLSNTQEVNSTNSQSFFKKIDENGTYLTKTIQTNNNEYVSLAIKGNQYYLYFIDEEGNIRKEMFIESGQVSINDFVFFNNTFTLVGQKNGKPYILNISDMGEMNWSLVINFQGALNSIKNTSGSYIVGGWVIANGNSQAYISEINLTGKKIWENMYGRDREEKIVDLVIDNNRIIASGTSNSNPEKQNDLLILEYSREGILIFSDEYGYTTFHENPNSITQDNEGNIYIGGYITTLNEQEWKGFIMKISKDLEQKDTIEVEYFETLSIKSLSRVEEVKVYNNQIYMLGVCVDNWPDYDLFLRIINPNGVLIEQKIYGTNDQEIIYSFEILLAGEILGTGQVKDSNNQVYPLIIKTDSSYSIPQKEKP; this is translated from the coding sequence TTGTTTTTTGCGATAATTACTCTTTCTATCTTTTTTTTCGTTTCTGGAATATATCTCTCTAATTCAAAAACCAATGATACTGTTGATTTTCTGAGTAGCACTTATGATAGCCAAAAGGAGCCTTTAATACAGTATCTTTCAAATACGCAAGAAGTCAACTCAACCAACAGTCAATCTTTTTTCAAAAAGATTGATGAAAATGGGACGTATCTAACTAAAACAATTCAAACAAACAACAATGAATATGTTTCACTGGCTATTAAGGGGAACCAGTACTATTTGTATTTCATAGACGAAGAAGGCAATATAAGAAAAGAAATGTTCATAGAAAGCGGTCAGGTAAGTATAAATGATTTTGTTTTTTTCAATAATACCTTCACTCTAGTGGGACAAAAAAATGGGAAACCTTACATTTTAAATATATCTGATATGGGGGAAATGAACTGGTCTCTTGTCATCAATTTTCAAGGAGCATTAAACTCAATAAAGAATACCTCTGGGAGTTACATCGTTGGAGGATGGGTAATAGCAAATGGTAACAGTCAAGCGTACATCTCTGAAATAAACCTTACCGGAAAGAAAATTTGGGAAAACATGTATGGAAGGGATAGAGAAGAAAAAATCGTTGATTTAGTAATTGATAATAACAGAATCATAGCCTCAGGTACGTCTAATTCTAATCCAGAAAAACAAAACGACTTATTAATATTAGAATATAGTAGAGAGGGAATATTAATATTTTCAGATGAATATGGTTATACAACTTTTCACGAAAATCCAAATAGTATAACCCAAGATAATGAAGGAAACATATATATAGGGGGATACATTACTACACTCAACGAACAAGAGTGGAAAGGCTTTATAATGAAGATATCGAAAGACCTTGAACAAAAAGACACTATTGAAGTTGAATACTTTGAAACTTTATCTATAAAATCACTTTCTCGTGTTGAAGAAGTAAAAGTTTATAACAATCAGATTTATATGTTGGGAGTATGTGTTGACAATTGGCCGGATTATGATCTGTTTTTAAGAATCATAAATCCTAACGGTGTACTAATTGAACAAAAAATCTACGGCACTAACGATCAAGAAATAATCTATTCTTTTGAAATATTACTTGCAGGGGAAATTTTAGGTACGGGGCAGGTAAAAGATTCAAATAATCAAGTTTATCCATTAATTATAAAAACTGATTCATCATACTCAATACCTCAAAAAGAAAAGCCCTAA
- a CDS encoding ribonuclease E/G, giving the protein MKGFELKPKVEFVRGDVFQIHNIYHQMEEIFTKKIELSGGGTITVDRTEALTAIDVDSAGNLEGKNIEETSFITNMEAAKEIARQLKLRNIGGMIVVDFIDMKDSSHKKTIINILKEESKKDKSKVTILGFTNMGLLEIIRKRTTQPLDTNVYSQCPLCHGTGKIIAPSLVHGRLIKELLSSAKEIKKEKIKVIEINAFHNLSGYLTPALTEELEKQLNVKLEVSFNWLNPNSYNIKYKK; this is encoded by the coding sequence TTGAAAGGTTTCGAACTAAAACCCAAAGTTGAGTTTGTAAGAGGAGATGTTTTTCAGATCCACAATATATACCATCAAATGGAAGAGATCTTTACAAAGAAGATAGAATTATCTGGTGGAGGAACAATTACGGTAGATAGAACGGAAGCTTTAACAGCCATCGATGTAGATTCTGCTGGAAATTTAGAGGGGAAGAATATTGAAGAAACTTCTTTTATTACAAATATGGAAGCAGCCAAAGAAATAGCTAGGCAATTGAAATTAAGGAATATTGGCGGTATGATCGTAGTTGATTTTATTGATATGAAGGACTCTTCACACAAAAAAACGATTATCAATATTCTAAAAGAAGAATCAAAAAAAGATAAATCAAAGGTTACCATATTGGGATTCACAAACATGGGGTTGTTAGAAATTATTAGGAAAAGAACCACACAACCTCTGGATACCAATGTGTATTCACAATGCCCATTGTGTCATGGAACGGGAAAAATCATAGCCCCTTCTCTTGTGCATGGAAGATTGATAAAAGAATTATTGTCCTCCGCAAAGGAAATAAAAAAAGAAAAAATAAAAGTAATTGAAATCAACGCATTTCACAACCTTTCGGGATATTTAACCCCAGCTTTGACTGAAGAACTGGAAAAACAGTTAAACGTAAAATTAGAAGTTTCTTTTAACTGGCTAAATCCCAATTCTTACAATATTAAATACAAAAAATAA
- a CDS encoding ribonuclease E/G yields the protein MDEEKTMLVSKALEEIRIAILEEDKLSEIFFEDFETDRNIGKIFLGIIENRVPSLEAFFVNIGLGKNGFLRYRDVLDDPNQYKVGDKILVQVRKDGGTRKGPQLSMQISLPGKYLVYIPNSNESIGISRKILQEKERIRLRQVAKKILIDNESIIFRTNSEGIDEKEVEVELSEMRKMYNSILQRFHSQKNPGVLYEESDFLEYILRERLDSKTKKIITDDRQIFRKLKKV from the coding sequence ATGGACGAAGAAAAGACAATGCTAGTTAGTAAAGCTCTAGAAGAGATCAGAATAGCAATATTGGAAGAAGATAAATTAAGTGAAATTTTTTTCGAGGATTTTGAAACCGATAGAAATATTGGGAAAATCTTTCTGGGTATAATTGAAAATAGGGTTCCGAGTTTGGAGGCTTTTTTTGTTAATATTGGATTAGGAAAGAACGGTTTTCTCAGATACAGAGACGTTCTTGATGATCCCAATCAATATAAAGTTGGAGATAAGATTCTAGTTCAGGTAAGGAAAGACGGTGGAACGAGAAAAGGCCCTCAACTTTCTATGCAAATAAGTTTGCCTGGGAAATATTTAGTATACATTCCAAATTCTAATGAAAGTATTGGGATATCTAGAAAAATTCTCCAAGAAAAAGAAAGAATAAGATTGAGGCAAGTTGCAAAAAAAATTCTAATTGATAACGAATCTATAATATTTAGAACTAATTCTGAAGGAATCGATGAAAAAGAAGTAGAAGTAGAATTAAGCGAAATGCGCAAAATGTATAACAGTATTTTACAAAGATTTCATTCTCAAAAAAATCCTGGAGTTTTATACGAAGAAAGTGATTTTCTTGAGTATATATTAAGGGAAAGATTGGATTCTAAAACAAAAAAAATAATCACAGATGACAGACAAATTTTTAGAAAACTAAAAAAAGTTTGA
- the pth gene encoding aminoacyl-tRNA hydrolase, with product MRNLVIGLGNPGPRYVFTKHNVGFLALDKYEENKKNISNIKKISGKNFEGFSIENDIFIKPLTYMNASGEVLPYVFKKFGKIEESLVIIYDDIWLNLGEIRIRKNGSDGGHNGLKSIIAILKSTDFPRIRIGINNGYEHGSGNLANYVLTPFTQEEWIILDKALDYVTITIDLILEGRINEAMNKFNKKII from the coding sequence GTGAGAAATTTGGTAATAGGTTTAGGAAATCCTGGCCCGCGTTATGTTTTTACAAAACATAACGTGGGTTTTTTAGCTTTAGATAAATATGAAGAAAACAAAAAAAATATATCGAATATTAAAAAAATATCCGGTAAGAACTTTGAAGGCTTTTCTATAGAAAACGATATTTTCATTAAACCGTTAACTTATATGAATGCAAGTGGAGAAGTGTTACCATATGTTTTTAAAAAATTTGGTAAAATAGAGGAAAGTTTAGTAATAATTTACGATGATATTTGGTTGAACTTGGGGGAAATTCGTATAAGAAAAAACGGTTCTGATGGGGGACACAACGGATTAAAATCAATAATAGCCATTTTAAAAAGTACCGATTTTCCCAGGATAAGAATAGGTATAAACAATGGATACGAACATGGATCTGGAAATTTAGCAAACTACGTTTTAACCCCTTTTACACAAGAAGAATGGATCATATTGGACAAAGCACTTGACTATGTTACTATTACAATAGACTTGATTTTAGAAGGAAGAATAAACGAAGCGATGAATAAATTTAACAAAAAGATAATTTAG
- a CDS encoding 50S ribosomal protein L25: MATVFKMNVNRRDSKVKAKKFRNEKLIPAEVYGPALKENKHINIPYKELESMLEKVSETTLIELNVKGEDSEEKFTCFVKSVQRHKVSDQPIHVDFYVPEEGRKMNLRIPLEFEGEPIGVTQGGYLNTYVHEIPVAILPSDIVDSIKVDISALKLGESLSVSDIKSLLPKSAESLLEDEELVISVIEPKSAEVTEETQEEEITEPEVIQEKSTQDMKEE, translated from the coding sequence ATGGCAACAGTTTTCAAAATGAATGTTAATAGAAGAGATTCAAAGGTCAAGGCAAAGAAATTCAGAAATGAAAAATTAATTCCAGCAGAAGTATACGGGCCAGCTTTAAAGGAAAACAAACATATAAATATTCCATATAAAGAACTGGAAAGTATGTTAGAAAAAGTTTCTGAGACTACTTTGATTGAACTCAATGTAAAGGGAGAAGATAGCGAAGAAAAATTCACTTGCTTCGTAAAGTCTGTTCAAAGGCATAAAGTATCTGACCAGCCAATTCATGTAGATTTTTATGTTCCAGAAGAAGGAAGAAAAATGAATTTGAGGATACCTTTAGAATTTGAAGGTGAACCCATTGGAGTTACACAAGGGGGTTATTTAAATACCTACGTTCATGAAATACCTGTAGCTATTCTCCCCTCAGATATCGTTGATTCAATAAAAGTGGATATCTCTGCGTTAAAACTAGGTGAATCTTTATCCGTTTCAGATATTAAAAGTCTTCTTCCAAAAAGTGCAGAATCACTTCTTGAAGACGAAGAGCTTGTCATTAGTGTAATTGAACCGAAGTCAGCAGAAGTGACTGAAGAGACGCAAGAAGAAGAAATAACCGAACCTGAAGTAATACAAGAAAAATCAACTCAAGACATGAAGGAAGAATAA
- a CDS encoding ribose-phosphate pyrophosphokinase — translation MPTNENQFKLFAGNSNPPLAKKIVEYMGTRLGDCEVSTFADGEVNVKINETVRGFDVYIIQSIAPPVNNNIMELLIMIDALRRASAASISAIIPYFGYARQDRKARGRDPITAKLVANLITTAGATRVVTIDLHAEQIQGFFDIPVDNLWSFPIFSRYFLEEMKLTQNETVVVSPDVGGVKRARKFAQKLGCSLAILDKRRPKDNVAEVINVIGEVEGSNCIIFDDIIDTGGSLVAAAETLHNKGAKKIIAAATHGIFSLNAVEKLQNSSIDKIIVTDTIYHKELPDKFVELKSSELLGEAIVRIRKNLSVSILFR, via the coding sequence ATGCCAACTAACGAGAATCAATTCAAGTTATTTGCAGGAAATTCTAACCCTCCTTTGGCAAAAAAAATCGTAGAATACATGGGTACAAGATTGGGGGACTGTGAAGTATCAACTTTTGCAGATGGTGAAGTAAACGTAAAAATTAACGAAACAGTCAGAGGATTCGACGTATACATAATTCAATCCATAGCTCCTCCCGTCAATAATAATATCATGGAGTTATTGATAATGATAGATGCCTTAAGAAGGGCTTCAGCTGCATCTATATCTGCTATAATTCCATACTTTGGGTATGCTCGTCAAGATAGAAAAGCAAGGGGTAGGGATCCAATCACTGCAAAGCTTGTCGCTAACTTAATTACAACTGCGGGAGCGACAAGGGTAGTGACAATAGATCTTCATGCCGAGCAAATCCAAGGGTTCTTTGATATACCAGTTGATAACCTTTGGAGCTTTCCTATTTTCTCAAGATATTTTTTAGAAGAAATGAAATTGACACAAAACGAAACCGTGGTAGTTTCCCCAGATGTTGGTGGGGTAAAAAGAGCTAGAAAGTTTGCCCAAAAACTAGGTTGTTCTCTAGCCATTCTAGACAAAAGGAGGCCGAAAGATAACGTTGCAGAAGTAATCAACGTAATAGGAGAAGTAGAAGGATCCAATTGTATAATATTCGATGATATAATAGATACCGGTGGATCCCTTGTAGCTGCTGCTGAAACTCTACATAATAAAGGTGCAAAAAAGATTATTGCTGCAGCCACACATGGTATATTCTCACTCAATGCTGTTGAAAAATTGCAAAATTCAAGTATTGATAAAATAATTGTTACAGATACAATATATCATAAAGAATTGCCTGACAAATTTGTGGAACTTAAATCCTCTGAACTTTTGGGAGAAGCAATTGTCAGAATAAGAAAAAATTTATCTGTTAGTATACTTTTCAGATAA
- the glmU gene encoding bifunctional UDP-N-acetylglucosamine diphosphorylase/glucosamine-1-phosphate N-acetyltransferase GlmU: MKVLILAAGQGKRMKSKIPKVAHKILDKPMINWVIDVAKEITDEIGIVLGNGKDLVKELLAENVKIFEQKERLGTGHAVLCAEQFLDDNDILILYGDVPFISYHTLNTLVEKHLKDDNSSTILSVRLEDPTGYGRIIKNEDKFVKIVEEKDANPSEKQIKEVYTGIAVYKGEQLKKALHHITPQNAQGEYYLTDVFEHMEKVGVVDLENEIEVMGINDRIQLAEAEKKIRKEILKKHMLNGVTIQDPDSTYISADVSIGPDTIIYPQTFIYGKTTIGEDCEIGPLTRIKDCIIEDKVRIIRSECELSRIQKNVSIGPFSRLREGTELQENVKIGNFVETKKTKISCNSKAQHLTYLGDTYVGKDVNVGAGTITCNYDGKKKNKTFIDDGAFIGSNTSLVAPVNVGKNSLIGAGSVITKDVPDNALALARSHQINKENWVLKRNSENVEKGV, encoded by the coding sequence ATAAAAGTATTAATACTTGCCGCTGGGCAAGGAAAACGAATGAAATCAAAGATCCCAAAAGTTGCACATAAAATTCTCGATAAACCAATGATAAATTGGGTTATCGATGTTGCAAAAGAGATAACCGACGAAATCGGGATAGTCCTAGGAAATGGTAAAGATCTAGTAAAAGAATTGTTGGCTGAAAATGTTAAAATTTTTGAGCAAAAAGAAAGATTGGGAACGGGTCACGCTGTTCTCTGTGCTGAACAATTTCTCGATGATAACGATATCTTGATACTTTACGGCGACGTGCCTTTTATTTCTTACCATACCCTGAATACTCTCGTTGAAAAACATCTAAAAGATGATAACAGTTCGACTATTCTATCAGTAAGACTAGAGGATCCAACTGGTTATGGACGCATAATAAAAAACGAAGATAAATTTGTTAAAATAGTAGAAGAGAAGGATGCTAATCCTTCTGAAAAGCAAATAAAAGAAGTTTATACAGGTATTGCTGTTTACAAAGGAGAACAATTAAAAAAAGCCTTACACCATATCACCCCACAAAATGCCCAAGGAGAATATTATTTGACCGATGTTTTTGAGCATATGGAAAAAGTTGGTGTGGTAGATTTAGAAAATGAAATAGAAGTTATGGGCATAAACGATAGGATACAGTTAGCAGAGGCTGAAAAAAAGATAAGAAAAGAAATTTTAAAGAAACACATGTTAAATGGAGTTACAATACAGGATCCAGATTCCACATACATCTCCGCCGATGTAAGTATTGGCCCTGATACAATAATTTATCCTCAAACATTTATATATGGAAAAACGACCATTGGCGAAGATTGTGAAATAGGTCCACTAACGAGGATCAAAGATTGTATCATAGAAGATAAGGTGAGAATAATTCGATCAGAATGCGAATTAAGTAGAATACAAAAAAATGTTTCAATAGGTCCTTTTTCAAGGCTGAGAGAAGGAACAGAATTACAAGAAAACGTTAAAATAGGCAATTTTGTTGAAACTAAGAAAACGAAGATATCCTGCAACAGCAAAGCACAACATTTAACTTATTTGGGCGACACTTATGTTGGAAAAGATGTAAACGTTGGTGCAGGAACTATAACATGTAACTATGATGGTAAGAAAAAGAACAAGACCTTTATAGATGATGGAGCCTTCATTGGAAGTAACACCTCTTTAGTTGCACCTGTTAATGTTGGTAAAAATTCTCTTATTGGAGCGGGTTCTGTAATAACAAAAGATGTACCAGATAATGCTTTAGCTTTAGCAAGATCACATCAAATAAACAAAGAAAATTGGGTGTTAAAAAGGAATTCAGAAAATGTTGAGAAGGGAGTATAA
- the ruvA gene encoding Holliday junction branch migration protein RuvA produces MIRKINATIEDFEDEKVLIKIGVLTLEAYPSLNVIRYFKKGDQYEFFASLEISEWNTSLYIFKDKIERDVFESLKKVSKIGPRIASKILRKTDAEEFIQMINSQDTALLSSLPGIGKKTAERLISELSNSFSAYSTGADTQSYGNNNLKEAIEALETLGFQRYEIMKVIGQLDLEDLKTEEIIKECLTRL; encoded by the coding sequence ATGATAAGAAAAATTAACGCAACAATTGAAGATTTTGAGGACGAAAAAGTTCTAATCAAAATTGGAGTTTTAACTTTGGAAGCTTATCCTTCGTTGAACGTTATAAGATACTTTAAAAAAGGTGATCAATACGAATTCTTCGCTTCCCTAGAAATAAGCGAATGGAACACATCACTTTATATTTTTAAAGATAAAATAGAAAGAGATGTTTTTGAAAGTTTAAAGAAAGTTTCAAAAATTGGACCAAGAATTGCATCAAAAATCCTTAGAAAAACGGATGCAGAAGAATTTATACAGATGATAAACTCACAGGACACTGCTCTTCTTTCAAGCTTACCTGGCATAGGTAAGAAAACAGCAGAAAGACTAATATCTGAACTTTCCAACTCTTTCAGTGCCTATTCAACTGGGGCAGATACTCAATCGTATGGAAATAATAATCTAAAAGAAGCTATAGAGGCCTTAGAAACACTCGGATTTCAAAGATATGAAATTATGAAAGTCATAGGTCAACTTGATTTAGAAGATCTGAAAACAGAAGAGATCATTAAAGAATGTCTTACAAGGCTGTAG